A portion of the uncultured Bacteroides sp. genome contains these proteins:
- a CDS encoding adenine phosphoribosyltransferase produces MSKEKLIESIRCIPDFPIPGIQFRDVTTLFKDSECLQLLSDMMYEMYKDKGITQVVGIESRGFIMGPILATRLGAGFIPIRKPGKLPAETIEESYDKEYGTDTVQIHKDALNENDVVLLHDDLLATGGTMKAACELVKRLHPKKIYVNFIIELKDLKGKELFDKDIELESVLSL; encoded by the coding sequence ATGAGCAAAGAAAAGCTGATTGAAAGCATCAGATGTATTCCCGATTTCCCAATTCCGGGAATTCAATTTAGAGACGTAACGACTCTATTTAAAGATTCGGAGTGCTTGCAACTCCTTTCGGACATGATGTACGAAATGTATAAAGACAAAGGAATAACGCAAGTGGTCGGCATTGAATCGAGAGGGTTCATTATGGGCCCTATTCTTGCCACAAGATTGGGTGCAGGATTTATACCTATTCGTAAGCCGGGCAAACTTCCTGCGGAAACAATCGAAGAAAGCTACGACAAAGAATATGGCACGGACACCGTTCAAATACATAAAGATGCATTGAATGAGAACGATGTGGTGCTACTCCATGATGATCTGCTAGCTACCGGCGGAACAATGAAAGCTGCATGCGAATTGGTAAAAAGGCTCCATCCCAAAAAGATATACGTGAACTTCATCATAGAACTAAAAGACCTTAAAGGGAAGGAATTGTTCGATAAGGATATTGAGTTAGAGTCCGTACTAAGCTTGTAA
- the hemH gene encoding ferrochelatase, which translates to MKSAVLLVTIGTPASYNVGDVRRYLSRFLNDPYVINIPWLWRKLLVNLIIVPFRAPKSAAKYQKIWTKDGFPLYVYLKIVRDQLAERIGSDADVWYAMSYASPDIEEVLMKMENEGYQQITVVPLFPNYANSTTGSICDSVNKALKIWKKEPQLNFVKSYYDHPLFLDAWVDRIRRYTPEHYDHILFSFHGLPLSHLPQKRQVDRGVTEEKPDYADYEGVCYYFTKLIAERLGLKEKQYSVAFQSRMSKRWLRPFTDQKLISLAVKKQKVLVVPLSFVADCLETTLELGEEYKEIFLAHGGEEYQLVDSLNDSPKWLDALEKIVDLT; encoded by the coding sequence ATGAAATCTGCAGTACTTTTGGTGACGATTGGAACGCCGGCTAGCTATAACGTTGGCGACGTAAGAAGATATCTCTCCCGTTTTCTGAATGATCCTTATGTGATCAATATACCATGGCTTTGGAGAAAGCTATTGGTTAACCTAATAATTGTCCCGTTCAGAGCGCCTAAATCTGCTGCGAAATATCAGAAGATATGGACGAAAGATGGTTTCCCTCTTTATGTTTACTTGAAAATAGTTCGTGATCAGTTGGCTGAGAGGATCGGTAGCGATGCGGATGTATGGTATGCTATGAGTTATGCTTCGCCTGATATTGAAGAGGTGCTTATGAAGATGGAGAATGAAGGGTATCAACAAATTACGGTTGTTCCTCTTTTCCCGAATTACGCCAATTCAACGACAGGAAGCATTTGTGATAGCGTCAATAAGGCTCTTAAGATTTGGAAGAAGGAACCACAGTTGAACTTCGTCAAGTCTTATTATGATCATCCGCTTTTTCTTGATGCCTGGGTAGATAGGATAAGGAGGTATACCCCAGAGCATTATGATCATATTTTGTTTAGCTTTCACGGATTGCCACTAAGTCATCTACCCCAAAAAAGGCAAGTTGACAGAGGTGTAACCGAAGAAAAACCTGATTACGCTGATTATGAAGGAGTCTGTTACTACTTCACTAAGCTGATAGCAGAACGCTTAGGACTGAAAGAAAAACAATACTCAGTGGCTTTCCAATCGAGGATGTCTAAACGATGGTTGCGCCCGTTTACTGACCAAAAGTTGATCTCGTTGGCAGTAAAAAAGCAAAAAGTGCTGGTAGTACCCCTCTCTTTTGTGGCGGATTGTCTGGAGACAACGCTTGAGCTTGGTGAAGAATACAAAGAGATATTCTTAGCACATGGAGGCGAGGAATATCAGTTGGTAGATAGTCTTAATGATAGCCCTAAGTGGTTAGATGCATTGGAAAAGATTGTAGATCTTACTTGA
- the deoC gene encoding deoxyribose-phosphate aldolase, translating into MEKNETVPSKYDAALGKYNTNLNDADIKAQVATLIEKKLPKNNTEEVKKLLFNCIDLTTLNASDSDESVMKFTEKVNKFDEEFAELKNVAAICVYPNFAQVVKDTLEVENVNIACVSGGFPSSQTFIEVKIAETAMAILEGADEIDIVISVGKFLSGDYETMCEEIQEIKDTCKDKHLKVILETGALGSASNIKKASILSIYSGADFIKTSTGKQQPAATPEAALVMCQAIKEYYQETGNKIGFKPAGGINSVNDALVYYTIVKETLGEEWLNNKLFRLGTSRLANLLLSEIKGEEIKFF; encoded by the coding sequence ATGGAAAAGAATGAAACAGTCCCGAGCAAGTATGATGCCGCACTGGGTAAGTACAATACAAATCTGAATGATGCCGATATCAAGGCACAAGTAGCAACCTTAATAGAGAAAAAACTTCCGAAAAACAACACGGAAGAGGTAAAGAAATTGCTGTTTAACTGCATCGATTTGACTACGTTAAACGCCAGCGACAGTGACGAAAGCGTGATGAAATTCACGGAAAAAGTAAACAAGTTCGATGAAGAATTTGCTGAATTAAAGAACGTAGCAGCCATCTGCGTATATCCTAATTTTGCGCAAGTAGTAAAGGATACACTGGAAGTAGAAAATGTAAATATCGCCTGTGTATCAGGAGGATTTCCCTCTTCTCAAACGTTTATTGAGGTAAAGATTGCCGAAACAGCGATGGCTATCTTGGAAGGTGCCGATGAAATAGACATTGTTATTTCTGTTGGTAAATTCCTAAGCGGAGACTATGAAACAATGTGTGAAGAAATACAAGAGATCAAAGATACATGTAAAGATAAGCATCTGAAAGTGATTCTTGAAACTGGTGCTTTGGGTAGCGCATCCAACATAAAGAAAGCTTCCATTCTATCCATTTATTCAGGTGCCGACTTCATCAAAACATCTACCGGAAAACAGCAACCTGCCGCCACTCCGGAAGCAGCATTGGTTATGTGCCAGGCAATCAAAGAATACTACCAAGAAACAGGAAATAAGATTGGGTTTAAACCTGCAGGAGGAATCAACAGTGTGAATGACGCTTTAGTTTACTACACCATCGTAAAAGAAACATTGGGTGAAGAATGGTTAAACAACAAACTCTTCCGCTTGGGAACAAGCCGTCTGGCAAACCTATTGCTATCTGAAATAAAAGGAGAAGAGATAAAGTTTTTCTAA
- a CDS encoding polyprenyl synthetase family protein, translating to MDGLSLIKFPIVDELVDFKNLFDHSLSSSNPLLAGVIEHLRQRNGKMMRPILVLLVAKLYGEIKPVTLHAAVSLELLHTASLVHDDVVDESTERRGQLSVNAIFNNKVAVLTGDYLLATCLVQAGKTMNHEIIDVVSKLGQDLSEGELLQLSNVSNPIFSEKIYFDVIRKKTAALFATCTKAAALSVDADSTKTEYARLLGEYIGVCFQIKDDIFDYSDSREIGKPTGNDMLEGKLTLPVIYALNNTENEEARGVAVKVKSGVATTDEIADLIAFTKASGGIEYAQNVMFEYKQKALDLLAQLPDSAVKTSLQAYLDYVVDRHK from the coding sequence ATGGATGGCTTATCTCTTATTAAATTCCCAATTGTCGATGAACTGGTGGATTTCAAAAATCTATTTGATCATTCATTGTCTAGTTCGAATCCTTTGCTTGCCGGTGTTATTGAGCACTTACGACAGAGGAATGGGAAGATGATGCGCCCTATTTTGGTGTTACTTGTTGCCAAACTTTATGGGGAGATTAAGCCCGTAACTCTGCATGCTGCGGTTTCATTAGAGCTGCTCCATACGGCAAGTTTAGTGCACGATGATGTGGTAGATGAAAGTACTGAGCGTCGGGGTCAGCTTTCTGTTAATGCTATTTTCAATAACAAGGTAGCCGTTCTTACCGGGGATTATCTGCTTGCTACTTGTCTGGTTCAGGCCGGGAAGACAATGAATCACGAGATTATTGATGTCGTTTCTAAACTTGGACAAGACTTGTCTGAGGGCGAATTGCTACAATTATCCAACGTTAGTAATCCTATCTTTTCAGAGAAAATTTACTTTGATGTAATTCGTAAAAAAACAGCTGCATTGTTTGCTACTTGCACCAAAGCTGCTGCGCTTTCGGTAGATGCAGATTCAACTAAGACAGAATATGCCCGTCTTTTGGGTGAGTATATTGGTGTTTGTTTTCAGATCAAAGACGATATCTTCGACTATTCCGATAGTAGAGAAATAGGAAAGCCTACAGGCAATGACATGCTTGAAGGAAAACTAACTCTTCCTGTTATCTATGCGTTGAATAACACTGAGAATGAGGAGGCTAGGGGAGTGGCGGTAAAGGTAAAAAGTGGTGTTGCTACTACCGATGAGATAGCCGATTTGATTGCTTTCACTAAAGCAAGCGGAGGCATTGAATATGCTCAAAATGTGATGTTCGAATATAAGCAAAAGGCTTTGGATCTACTAGCCCAATTGCCCGATTCCGCTGTGAAAACTTCTCTGCAGGCTTATCTTGATTATGTTGTAGATAGGCACAAATAA
- the mnmG gene encoding tRNA uridine-5-carboxymethylaminomethyl(34) synthesis enzyme MnmG: MDFKYDVIVIGAGHAGCEAAVAAANLGSKTCLVTMDMNKVAQMSCNPAVGGIAKGQIVREIDALGGYMGLITDKTAIQFRLLNRSKGPAMWSPRAQCDRNKFIWAWREVLENTPNLSIWQDTVKEIIVENGEIIGLTTFWDVTFYAKCVVITAGTFLNGLMHVGKTQLPGGRMAEPPSLQLTESIEKNGIRSGRMKTGTPVRIDGRSVDFELMSTQDGENDFHKFSFMNDGTQHLKQLQCWTCYTNEEVHRVLREGLAESPLFNGQIQSIGPRYCPSIETKIVTFPDKEQHQLFLEPEGETTQELYLNGFSSSLPLETQIAALKKIPAFRNLEIYRPGYAIEYDYFDPTQLKHSLESKIIKNLFFAGQVNGTTGYEEAGGQGLIAGINAHINCHGGEPFTLARDEAYIGVLIDDLVTKGVDEPYRMFTSRAEYRILLRMDDADMRLTEKAWKLGLVKEDRYELMKSKREAIKRIIEFAKDYSIKAALINDALETLGTTPMKHGCKLIDLINRPQLTIENIANHVPAFKQILDEIEDNRKEEIIEAAEIQIKYQGYIERERMIANKLARLETIKIRGKFDYDSIHSLSTEARQKLIKVDPETIAQAGRIPGVSPSDINVLLVLSGR, translated from the coding sequence ATGGATTTTAAATATGACGTAATCGTGATAGGCGCCGGACATGCAGGTTGTGAAGCAGCAGTAGCTGCAGCCAACTTAGGATCGAAGACCTGCCTGGTCACTATGGATATGAATAAGGTGGCTCAGATGAGCTGCAACCCTGCCGTTGGCGGTATTGCCAAAGGGCAAATCGTTCGCGAAATAGATGCATTGGGAGGATATATGGGGCTGATAACCGACAAAACGGCTATTCAGTTTCGCCTTTTAAATCGTTCAAAAGGGCCTGCCATGTGGAGCCCTCGCGCTCAGTGCGACCGCAACAAGTTTATTTGGGCTTGGAGAGAGGTCTTGGAAAACACTCCTAACCTCAGCATTTGGCAAGACACAGTAAAGGAGATCATCGTTGAAAACGGAGAAATTATAGGATTAACCACATTCTGGGATGTGACTTTTTATGCAAAATGTGTGGTGATCACTGCGGGCACATTTCTCAATGGACTGATGCACGTGGGCAAAACGCAATTGCCTGGAGGAAGGATGGCCGAACCTCCTTCGCTACAATTAACCGAATCCATCGAAAAGAATGGCATCCGTTCGGGAAGGATGAAAACAGGAACGCCTGTGCGTATAGACGGTAGAAGCGTTGATTTTGAGCTAATGTCTACCCAAGACGGGGAAAACGACTTCCACAAGTTTTCGTTCATGAACGACGGTACTCAGCACCTCAAGCAACTGCAATGCTGGACGTGCTACACCAACGAAGAAGTACACCGCGTGCTTCGCGAAGGATTAGCAGAATCTCCCCTTTTCAACGGACAGATACAAAGCATAGGACCACGCTATTGCCCAAGCATTGAAACCAAGATTGTAACCTTCCCCGATAAAGAACAGCATCAGTTGTTTCTTGAACCGGAAGGAGAAACAACGCAAGAACTCTATCTGAACGGATTCTCCTCCTCTCTGCCGCTAGAGACTCAAATTGCTGCATTGAAAAAGATACCGGCTTTCAGAAATCTGGAAATATATCGACCAGGATACGCCATCGAATATGATTACTTCGACCCTACTCAGCTCAAACATTCGTTGGAATCGAAGATTATTAAAAATCTATTCTTTGCCGGACAGGTAAATGGTACCACTGGTTACGAGGAAGCAGGAGGTCAGGGATTGATTGCCGGCATCAATGCACATATCAATTGTCACGGTGGAGAGCCATTCACTTTAGCAAGAGACGAAGCATATATCGGCGTATTGATCGACGATTTAGTTACCAAAGGTGTAGACGAACCCTACCGCATGTTTACCTCAAGAGCTGAGTACCGCATTCTGCTTCGTATGGATGATGCAGATATGCGATTAACGGAAAAAGCATGGAAGCTTGGCTTAGTGAAAGAAGACCGATACGAGCTCATGAAAAGTAAGCGTGAAGCAATAAAGCGCATCATCGAATTTGCCAAGGATTATTCGATAAAAGCGGCACTTATTAACGATGCTCTTGAAACATTGGGAACTACTCCTATGAAGCATGGCTGCAAATTGATTGATTTAATCAACCGCCCACAGTTAACGATAGAGAATATTGCCAACCACGTGCCTGCATTCAAACAGATACTCGATGAAATCGAAGATAACAGAAAAGAAGAAATCATAGAGGCTGCCGAAATACAAATAAAGTATCAAGGTTATATCGAACGTGAGCGAATGATCGCAAACAAATTGGCTCGCTTGGAAACCATAAAGATTAGAGGTAAGTTTGATTATGATAGCATCCATTCATTGTCAACTGAAGCACGTCAGAAGCTTATTAAGGTAGATCCCGAAACAATCGCACAAGCTGGCAGAATACCAGGAGTATCTCCCAGCGACATCAATGTGCTATTGGTATTATCAGGCCGTTAG
- the dtd gene encoding D-aminoacyl-tRNA deacylase: protein MRVVIQRVTHASVTINGVCKSAIEKGLLVLLGIEEADGKEDVEWLCKKIVNLRIFDDEMGIMNKSVSDIEGNILVISQFTLHASTKKGNRPSYIKAAKHEISVPLYEAFCEELSATLGKEIGTGEFGADMKVELLNDGPVTICMDTKNKE, encoded by the coding sequence ATGAGAGTAGTTATACAGCGTGTTACTCACGCCTCAGTCACCATAAACGGTGTGTGCAAATCGGCAATAGAGAAAGGATTACTGGTCTTGCTAGGCATCGAAGAAGCTGACGGAAAGGAAGATGTTGAATGGCTTTGCAAGAAGATTGTAAATCTGCGCATCTTCGATGACGAAATGGGAATAATGAATAAATCGGTATCCGATATAGAGGGCAACATACTGGTAATTAGCCAGTTTACCTTGCATGCATCCACAAAAAAGGGCAACCGCCCTTCGTATATAAAAGCAGCTAAACACGAGATATCCGTCCCGCTATACGAGGCATTTTGCGAAGAACTTAGTGCGACGCTTGGCAAAGAAATAGGGACGGGAGAATTTGGTGCTGACATGAAAGTGGAATTGCTAAACGATGGACCGGTAACCATCTGTATGGATACAAAAAACAAGGAATAA
- a CDS encoding nucleoside recognition domain-containing protein, whose amino-acid sequence MVLNYIWVAFFVIAFIVALGKLIFFGDTEIFTQIINSTFDSSKTAFEVSLGLTGILSLWLGIMKIGENSGLINALSRWLSPVFCKLFPEIPKGHPVMGSIFMNIAANMLGLDNAATPMGLKAMKELQELNPKKDTATNSMIMFLVLNTSGLMLIPISIMVYRAQMGAAQPTDIFIPILISTFVSTLTGVLVVSFFQRINLLNKAMLIFLGGLSSIFGIIIYFFVTLSRDNMGTYSTLVANVILFLVIIGFITSGLRKKINVYDAFVDGAKEGFTTAVRIIPYLVAFLVGIAVFRTSGAMDIIVNGIGAVVGFCGLDTSFVGALPTALMKSLSGSGANGLMIDTMKQFGADSFVGKASCVVRGASDTTFYILAVYFGSVGISKTRNAVTCGLIADLAGIIAAIIMSYVFFY is encoded by the coding sequence ATGGTTTTAAATTACATTTGGGTAGCGTTCTTCGTTATCGCCTTTATAGTGGCTTTGGGGAAACTGATCTTTTTCGGGGATACGGAGATATTTACACAGATTATCAATTCCACTTTTGATTCGTCAAAAACGGCTTTCGAGGTATCTTTGGGGCTAACCGGTATCCTGTCTCTCTGGCTCGGTATCATGAAGATAGGAGAAAACAGCGGACTGATTAATGCGCTCTCTCGTTGGCTTAGCCCTGTTTTTTGCAAGCTATTCCCCGAAATACCTAAAGGACATCCTGTTATGGGCTCTATCTTCATGAATATTGCAGCCAACATGCTGGGGCTCGATAACGCCGCCACCCCGATGGGATTGAAAGCCATGAAAGAACTTCAAGAGCTGAACCCGAAAAAAGATACTGCAACCAATTCGATGATCATGTTTCTCGTACTTAATACTTCGGGACTCATGCTAATCCCCATTAGCATCATGGTTTATCGGGCTCAAATGGGAGCAGCCCAGCCAACCGACATTTTCATACCCATCTTAATAAGCACTTTCGTTTCCACACTCACAGGAGTACTCGTCGTCAGTTTTTTCCAGCGCATCAATTTGCTCAATAAAGCCATGCTTATTTTCCTTGGCGGATTGAGCTCCATTTTCGGAATTATCATCTACTTCTTCGTCACACTCTCTCGTGACAACATGGGTACCTACTCCACCTTAGTGGCTAACGTGATACTCTTTCTTGTAATTATCGGCTTCATCACCTCCGGCCTACGCAAAAAGATAAACGTATACGATGCCTTTGTAGATGGTGCCAAAGAAGGTTTCACCACTGCTGTGCGCATCATTCCTTATCTGGTAGCCTTTCTGGTGGGTATTGCTGTCTTTCGCACTTCCGGTGCTATGGATATTATTGTCAATGGAATTGGAGCTGTTGTGGGATTCTGTGGTTTAGATACCAGTTTTGTAGGTGCATTGCCCACCGCATTGATGAAGTCGCTTAGCGGCAGTGGTGCCAACGGATTGATGATCGACACCATGAAACAATTCGGCGCTGATTCCTTCGTTGGAAAAGCCAGTTGTGTGGTTCGCGGAGCATCCGACACTACATTCTACATTCTTGCCGTCTATTTCGGTAGTGTGGGCATCAGTAAAACTCGTAATGCCGTGACGTGTGGCCTCATTGCCGACCTTGCAGGCATTATCGCCGCTATTATCATGAGTTATGTATTCTTCTATTAA
- a CDS encoding nucleotide pyrophosphohydrolase encodes MTLEEAQKQVDQWIKTYGVRYFSELTNMAILTEEVGELARIMARKYGDQSFKEGEKDNIADELTDVLWVLLCIANQTGVDLTEAFARNLEKKTNRDNKRHINNPKLSDDGKE; translated from the coding sequence ATGACATTGGAAGAAGCTCAAAAACAAGTAGATCAATGGATCAAAACGTATGGAGTGCGTTACTTCAGCGAACTGACCAACATGGCTATACTAACAGAAGAAGTAGGAGAATTGGCACGAATTATGGCACGAAAATATGGTGATCAGTCGTTCAAAGAGGGCGAAAAAGATAACATTGCCGATGAACTGACGGATGTGCTATGGGTGCTCCTTTGCATTGCCAACCAGACAGGCGTGGACCTGACAGAGGCATTTGCCCGTAACCTGGAAAAGAAAACGAATAGAGATAATAAAAGACATATAAACAACCCCAAATTAAGCGACGATGGAAAAGAATGA
- the uvrC gene encoding excinuclease ABC subunit UvrC, producing MEPEELKTGEYLKGIVQNLPEGPGIYQYLNAEGTIIYVGKAKNLKRRVYSYFSKEHEPGKTRVLVGKIADIRYIVVNSEEDALLLENNLIKKYKPRYNVLLKDDKTYPSICVQNEYFPRVFKTRKIIRNGSSYYGPYSHIPSMYALLDLIKHLYPLRTCHLNLTPENIRSGKFNVCLEYHIKNCAGPCVGLQSHDEYMKNIGEIKEILKGNTQDISRTLLQQMQELATELKFEEAHILKKKYDLVESYRAKSEVVSSVLHNIDVFSIEEDGEKSAFINYLHITNGAINQAFTFEYKKKLNETKEELLSLGIIEMRERYKSLSREIIVPFDLEMELKDVVFTIPQRGDKKKLLDLSLLNVKQYKADRMKQSEKLNPEQRSMRLMKEIQQELHLEKPPLHIECFDNSNIQGTDAVAACVVFKKAKPSKNDYRKYNIKTVVGADDYASMKEVVKRRYQRAIEEETSLPDLVITDGGKGQMESVRQALGEIGVNIPIAGLAKDRKHRTSELLFGFPPQTIGLKQGTPLFRLLEQIQDEVHRFAITFHRDKRSKRQVASALDEIKGIGEKTKSLLLKEFKSLKRIREASEAELTAVIGEAKTKVINDYFNTPTTGK from the coding sequence ATGGAACCAGAGGAACTCAAAACGGGAGAATATCTGAAAGGCATTGTGCAAAACTTGCCCGAAGGACCCGGCATTTATCAATATCTGAATGCCGAAGGCACCATTATATATGTAGGAAAGGCTAAAAATTTAAAAAGAAGGGTTTATTCATATTTTAGCAAAGAGCATGAACCCGGAAAGACGCGGGTATTGGTGGGCAAGATAGCCGATATCAGATATATTGTGGTTAACTCCGAAGAGGATGCACTGTTGCTGGAGAATAACCTGATCAAGAAATACAAGCCACGCTACAACGTATTGCTCAAGGATGATAAAACGTACCCTTCTATCTGCGTACAGAATGAGTACTTCCCACGGGTTTTCAAAACAAGAAAAATTATCCGCAACGGCTCTTCTTACTACGGCCCATATAGTCACATACCTTCTATGTATGCCTTATTGGATCTTATCAAGCATCTATATCCCCTACGCACTTGCCACCTGAACCTTACACCGGAGAATATTCGGTCGGGCAAGTTCAATGTTTGTCTGGAATATCATATCAAGAACTGTGCCGGCCCGTGCGTTGGCCTGCAATCTCACGATGAATACATGAAAAACATTGGCGAGATAAAAGAGATATTAAAGGGGAACACGCAAGATATTAGCCGGACGCTGCTCCAGCAAATGCAGGAACTAGCTACCGAGCTGAAGTTTGAAGAGGCCCACATCCTAAAAAAGAAGTATGACTTGGTGGAAAGTTATCGGGCTAAATCTGAAGTTGTGAGCTCGGTACTGCACAATATCGATGTCTTTTCCATCGAAGAAGATGGCGAAAAATCGGCTTTCATCAACTATCTACATATTACCAACGGCGCCATAAATCAAGCTTTTACTTTTGAGTATAAAAAGAAGCTCAATGAAACAAAGGAAGAGCTTCTTTCGCTGGGAATCATTGAAATGAGAGAGCGTTATAAAAGTCTCTCTCGTGAAATCATCGTTCCTTTCGACTTGGAAATGGAGCTAAAAGACGTCGTTTTCACTATACCACAACGTGGCGACAAGAAGAAGTTGCTCGATTTGTCACTACTCAACGTAAAGCAATACAAGGCCGACCGCATGAAACAATCCGAGAAGCTGAATCCGGAACAAAGAAGCATGCGATTAATGAAGGAGATTCAGCAAGAATTGCATCTCGAAAAACCACCTTTGCATATAGAATGTTTTGATAACTCTAATATTCAGGGAACGGATGCAGTGGCTGCTTGTGTAGTTTTCAAGAAAGCTAAACCATCAAAGAATGATTATCGGAAATACAACATTAAAACGGTTGTGGGTGCCGATGACTATGCATCCATGAAAGAGGTGGTTAAGAGGCGATATCAGCGCGCTATAGAAGAAGAAACGAGTCTGCCCGACCTGGTGATTACCGACGGAGGAAAAGGGCAAATGGAGTCTGTTAGGCAAGCTTTGGGAGAGATTGGAGTAAACATTCCTATAGCCGGACTTGCAAAAGACAGAAAACACCGTACTTCAGAGCTACTTTTCGGCTTTCCACCCCAAACCATCGGACTAAAACAGGGAACACCCCTATTCCGCCTACTGGAACAGATACAAGATGAGGTCCATCGCTTTGCTATCACTTTCCATAGAGACAAGCGCAGCAAACGACAGGTGGCCTCTGCCCTCGATGAAATAAAGGGGATTGGCGAGAAAACCAAAAGTTTGTTGCTGAAAGAGTTTAAGAGCTTGAAACGCATTCGCGAAGCATCCGAAGCGGAATTAACAGCAGTTATCGGCGAAGCAAAAACAAAGGTGATAAACGACTACTTCAATACTCCCACCACTGGGAAATAA
- the ybeY gene encoding rRNA maturation RNase YbeY → MAVTYQTEDIKMPAIKKKETTEWIKAVASSYEKRVGEIAYIFCSDEKILEVNRQYLKHDYYTDIITFDYCEGNRLSGDIFISLDTVQTNSEQFHTTYNDELHRTIIHGILHLCGINDKGPGEREIMEAAENKALAMLK, encoded by the coding sequence ATGGCCGTAACCTATCAAACAGAGGACATTAAAATGCCCGCCATAAAGAAAAAAGAGACTACCGAATGGATCAAGGCAGTAGCCTCCTCGTATGAGAAAAGAGTCGGTGAAATCGCTTATATATTCTGCTCCGATGAGAAGATTCTGGAAGTTAACCGCCAATATTTGAAGCATGATTATTATACGGACATCATCACGTTCGATTATTGCGAAGGGAACAGACTGTCGGGCGACATTTTCATCAGCCTAGATACCGTGCAGACGAACTCCGAACAGTTTCACACAACTTATAACGATGAATTGCACCGAACCATCATACACGGCATACTACACCTTTGCGGCATCAATGACAAAGGTCCGGGAGAAAGAGAAATCATGGAGGCTGCCGAAAACAAAGCGTTAGCTATGCTCAAGTAA
- a CDS encoding DUF3244 domain-containing protein, with the protein MKIKSFILLFFLLLLPQLNSNALCKTGDKVENCMKSRKHLKWTSKDFQTRAPGLAVTGYLENQSLFLSFNQSFNDARVVIIDAVTGSVVYDSRITGNSLIVPSIDESCSTLYLEITLGDMKITGEIDLD; encoded by the coding sequence ATGAAAATCAAATCTTTTATTCTACTATTTTTTCTATTATTGCTACCTCAACTAAATTCAAATGCTTTGTGTAAGACAGGAGATAAGGTTGAGAATTGCATGAAAAGTCGCAAGCATCTTAAATGGACTTCTAAAGATTTTCAAACAAGAGCTCCCGGGTTAGCTGTAACTGGTTATTTGGAAAATCAATCTCTCTTTTTATCCTTCAATCAATCTTTTAATGATGCTAGAGTAGTCATTATAGATGCAGTGACGGGAAGTGTGGTGTATGATAGTCGCATAACGGGAAACTCTCTCATTGTTCCATCCATTGATGAATCTTGCTCTACTCTTTATCTTGAAATAACGCTTGGAGACATGAAGATTACAGGAGAAATTGATCTGGATTGA